The genomic stretch TACATCGAACCGACCGGGATCCCGTTCCCCCACGCGTAGGTCAGGCGGATCCCGGACGGGGTGAACCCGTACCACAGGCGCTTGAAGAAGAGCCAGACGCGCTTCCTCGCCCCCAGTTCCAACGAGTCGTCCCCGAAGACGAACGTGGCGGAAGCGGGAAAGATCGCCTGGCCGGGGCGGTAGCCGTTCCCCCCGGCGTTGACGTTGTCCGTCGAAAAACGCAATGCGGCGGTCGCCGGCGCCCAGCGGCCGACGCGCCGGTACGAAACGCCCGTGCCGGGGGCCAGCGTCACCTCGACGGAGATCCCGTTGTCGGTCGCCCCGACATGCCTCTCCGGAAGCGATTCCCATCGCCCCGCCTTGGACTCGTCCCATTTCCCGGGTCCCTCACCCGCCGCGAAGACCCCCCCGGAGGAAGCGAGGAGCGCGGCGAAGCCGAAAAGGAGCGGCGCGATCCGGCGGGGGCTACGCATCTTCGCCACGCTCCTCCGCCCGACGGAGAACTTCGTACCCGGTCTCCGAGAGAAGTTTCGTGAAGCCCGCCGCGCACGCATCCGTCCGGTCGAACCGTTCGCCGCGGAACACCACCCGCACCCGATATTCCCCGTCGCTCATCGGGTACGACCCGATCCCGACGTCCGGGAAGGCCGTCATCGCCTCCTTCATGATCCCGGCGTAGGACGACTCCGGGGCCATCGAATAGAGGGTGATCCGGCTTTTCCGGCGCCCGGAGACGAGCGGCTTCAACCACTCGAACATCGCCTGAAGCATGCGCGGGACGCCGGGGAAGATCGCCATCCGGTCGATGTAGAAACCGGGGGCCGGGGAGAGCGGGTTGGGGATCAGCGTCGCGCCTTGCGGAACCTGGGCCATCAGCATCCGGTACTCCGGGTTCGACCCCTTGTACGGGCGGGCCTCCAGCGCCGCCCTCGCCTCCGGGTGGACGACCAGCGGGACACCGACGACCTCGGCCACGGCGTCCCGGGTGATGTCGTCGGGGGTCGGGCCGATCCCGCCGGTCAGGATGAGCAGGTCGACCTCCTCCCGGAACCGGCGCAGGTGCCGCACCACCACGGGGATGTCGTCGGGCAGGATCGCGCACAGCGCCGTCTCCGCCCCCCATCCGGCAAGCATCGGGATCATGTAGGCGAGGTTCGCCTCCCTGATCTCCCCTTTCAGCACCTCGTCGCCGAGGATGACGATCCCCACCCGCGTCGCCATGCGTTCCCCCCTGTTCGAATTTTTTTATCTTACCCCGTGATGGGTTGAAAATCATTGACATCCCACTCGGCGACCCGGTAGCGTGGGGTACATCCGATCCGGAGCGCATCGTGAAAAAACCCGTCACGTACAGAACCGCCGGCGTCGACATCGACGAGGGGGAACGCCTCGTCCGCCGGATCCGGCCGATGGTCCGCACGACGCACCGGAAGGAGGTGCTGGGGGAGATCGGCTCGTTCGCGGGCTTCTTCCGCTTCCCCGCGCGGAAGTACCGCGACCCCGTCCTCGTCTCGGGCACCGACGGCGTGGGAACCAAGGTCAAGGTCGCGGCGGCGGCCGGGAAGTTCGACTCCGTGGGGATCGACCTCGTCGCCATGTGCGTCAACGACATCCTTGTCCACGGCGCCGAGCCGCTCTTCTTCCTCGACTACTACGCCACCGGGAAGCTTTCCGCCGACCACGGGGCCCAGGTCGTCTCGGGCGTCGCGGAAGGGTGCCGGCAGGCCGGGTGCGCGCTGCTCGGGGGGGAGACCGCGGAGATGCCGTCGGTCTACGCCCGGGGAGAGTTCGACCTCGCCGGATTCGCCGTGGGAGCGGTGGACCGCGGCAAGATCGTCGACGGGAGCTTCGTGCGCCCCGGTGACCTTCTCGTCGGGCTTTCCTCCTCCGGCCTCCACAGCAACGGGTACTCCCTGGCGAGGAAGGTCGTCTTCGACATCCTCGGCAAGCGGATCCGCCAGCGTGTC from bacterium encodes the following:
- a CDS encoding DUF3047 domain-containing protein, giving the protein MRSPRRIAPLLFGFAALLASSGGVFAAGEGPGKWDESKAGRWESLPERHVGATDNGISVEVTLAPGTGVSYRRVGRWAPATAALRFSTDNVNAGGNGYRPGQAIFPASATFVFGDDSLELGARKRVWLFFKRLWYGFTPSGIRLTYAWGNGIPVGSMYRLWEEETVFVVAGPEEVGKTISTSRRLGDDFFAAYGRPPKGPVTEIRVTARRPSREKRPAHASIKVLFPAPPE
- a CDS encoding competence/damage-inducible protein A, whose translation is MATRVGIVILGDEVLKGEIREANLAYMIPMLAGWGAETALCAILPDDIPVVVRHLRRFREEVDLLILTGGIGPTPDDITRDAVAEVVGVPLVVHPEARAALEARPYKGSNPEYRMLMAQVPQGATLIPNPLSPAPGFYIDRMAIFPGVPRMLQAMFEWLKPLVSGRRKSRITLYSMAPESSYAGIMKEAMTAFPDVGIGSYPMSDGEYRVRVVFRGERFDRTDACAAGFTKLLSETGYEVLRRAEERGEDA
- the purM gene encoding phosphoribosylformylglycinamidine cyclo-ligase, with product MKKPVTYRTAGVDIDEGERLVRRIRPMVRTTHRKEVLGEIGSFAGFFRFPARKYRDPVLVSGTDGVGTKVKVAAAAGKFDSVGIDLVAMCVNDILVHGAEPLFFLDYYATGKLSADHGAQVVSGVAEGCRQAGCALLGGETAEMPSVYARGEFDLAGFAVGAVDRGKIVDGSFVRPGDLLVGLSSSGLHSNGYSLARKVVFDILGKRIRQRVPEWGATVEEELLRPTRIYVRPVLSLLRKVTVHGMAHITGGGITGNVPRSLPDGLTAVVDRSAWDVPPVFRTICAAARLPDDEAFRTFNMGIGMVLMLRPGDADRAVAHFRRAGVPAAVIGEVRKGRRREPNVIFAGGKR